A region from the Pseudomonas cucumis genome encodes:
- a CDS encoding SMI1/KNR4 family protein, translating to MEEIIEQLREANEPVPVPLELPDEDQIVEIEEQLFIDIPFVFREFLLTVSDVVYGSLEPVTVTDPQSHTYLPDVAANAWDAGVDRSMIPICQDGDNYYLVEEDGTVVLWLAEEELLAEETWESVWHWARDVWLES from the coding sequence GTGGAAGAAATCATCGAACAACTGCGTGAAGCCAACGAACCGGTACCGGTCCCCTTGGAATTGCCAGACGAAGATCAGATTGTGGAAATCGAAGAGCAACTGTTCATCGACATCCCGTTCGTCTTCAGAGAGTTTTTGCTGACCGTCAGCGACGTGGTTTACGGCAGCCTGGAGCCGGTGACCGTCACCGACCCGCAGTCCCACACCTACCTGCCAGACGTTGCCGCCAACGCCTGGGATGCAGGCGTGGATCGCAGCATGATTCCGATCTGCCAGGACGGTGACAATTACTACCTGGTCGAAGAAGACGGCACCGTGGTGCTGTGGCTGGCCGAGGAAGAGTTACTCGCCGAAGAAACCTGGGAATCAGTCTGGCACTGGGCGCGGGACGTCTGGCTGGAAAGCTGA
- a CDS encoding DUF1826 domain-containing protein, with amino-acid sequence MLAPSLKLRPVIRQVQGDTPKALTGILDDGVNLALWQRQLPAHIADFGRLLLSLNEPLAESLSFEMASDDAEPHLHGLASGFSDLEGYEGFIADVSWLVSAFACLLGAQRIGLRLRVLDKAMCPRFHVDHVPVRLITTYAGIGSQWLKEGAIDRRQLGKPEAEPQDDSLIQQITSGEVALLKGEKWHGNEGFGLIHRSPQPAPGERRLILTLDWLG; translated from the coding sequence ATGTTGGCGCCCAGTCTGAAGCTGCGGCCAGTCATTCGCCAGGTTCAAGGTGATACGCCAAAAGCGCTGACCGGGATTCTGGACGATGGCGTGAACCTGGCCCTCTGGCAGCGCCAACTCCCGGCGCACATTGCCGATTTCGGTCGTTTGTTGTTGTCCCTGAACGAGCCGCTGGCCGAGTCGCTGTCTTTTGAAATGGCCAGTGATGACGCCGAACCCCATCTCCACGGTTTAGCCTCAGGGTTCAGCGACCTTGAGGGCTACGAAGGCTTTATTGCCGACGTTTCCTGGCTGGTCAGCGCCTTCGCCTGCCTCTTGGGCGCCCAGCGTATCGGCCTGCGTTTGCGGGTTCTGGACAAAGCCATGTGCCCGCGTTTCCACGTCGATCATGTGCCGGTGCGGTTGATCACCACCTACGCAGGTATCGGCAGCCAATGGCTGAAAGAAGGGGCGATCGATCGCCGGCAATTAGGCAAACCTGAGGCCGAACCGCAGGACGACTCGCTGATTCAGCAAATCACCAGCGGCGAAGTGGCGTTGCTCAAAGGGGAGAAGTGGCACGGCAACGAGGGCTTCGGCCTGATCCACCGCTCGCCGCAGCCGGCGCCAGGTGAGCGTCGTTTGATCCTGACCCTCGATTGGCTTGGTTAG
- a CDS encoding NADH:ubiquinone oxidoreductase, which yields MRLMGWSLLLALTSGDALAQACVVHSTAERLDVKVCQQNRSIPEKLFADGFCQPNLPGQKVEVQYVDQCPTGAFGVCSNAQVANMPYRQDIHYYGVATDAAYLKPFCEAQSQGTWLKP from the coding sequence ATGCGGTTGATGGGATGGTCGTTGCTTCTGGCGCTCACATCGGGCGACGCGCTGGCCCAGGCCTGCGTGGTGCACAGCACGGCTGAGCGGCTCGACGTGAAGGTTTGCCAGCAAAACCGCAGCATCCCGGAAAAACTGTTCGCCGATGGTTTCTGCCAGCCTAATCTGCCCGGGCAGAAAGTCGAGGTGCAGTACGTCGACCAATGCCCTACCGGCGCGTTCGGGGTGTGCAGCAACGCTCAAGTCGCCAATATGCCTTACCGGCAGGATATTCACTATTACGGCGTGGCCACCGATGCGGCGTATTTGAAGCCGTTTTGCGAAGCCCAGAGCCAGGGAACCTGGCTCAAGCCTTGA
- the zigA gene encoding zinc metallochaperone GTPase ZigA, which translates to MPNRLPVTVLSGFLGAGKSTLLNYVLRNRENLRVAVIVNDMSEINIDGSEVQRDVSLNRAEEKLVEMSNGCICCTLREDLLEEVSKLAKDGRFDYLLIESTGISEPLPVAETFTFRDEEGQSLADIARLDTMVTVVDGMNFLPDYQAAESLASRGETLGEEDERSITDLLIEQIEFADVILISKIDLISSSERQELIAILDRLNSQAEIIPMVMGEVPLKKILNTGRFDFEKAAQAPGWLQELRGEHVPETEEYGIASTAYRARRPFHPQRFFSFIDRPWVNGKLLRSKGFFWLASKHRDAGSWSQAGGLMRHGFAGRWWRFVPKNQWPQDEESTAGIMENWTAATGDCRQELVFIGQNIDFAQLTTELDSCLLTDAEMALGVEGWQLLPDPFGPWHEEVAA; encoded by the coding sequence ATGCCCAATCGTCTCCCCGTGACCGTCCTGTCGGGCTTTCTCGGCGCCGGAAAAAGTACACTTCTTAATTACGTACTACGTAATCGCGAAAATTTGCGGGTCGCGGTGATCGTCAATGACATGAGTGAGATCAACATTGATGGCAGCGAAGTTCAGCGCGATGTCAGCCTGAACCGTGCCGAAGAAAAACTCGTGGAAATGAGTAACGGCTGCATCTGCTGCACATTGCGAGAAGACTTGCTCGAAGAAGTCAGCAAACTCGCCAAGGACGGTCGTTTCGATTATCTGCTGATCGAGTCCACGGGGATTTCAGAGCCGCTGCCCGTGGCGGAAACCTTCACGTTTCGCGATGAAGAAGGGCAGAGCCTGGCGGACATCGCACGGCTCGACACCATGGTCACCGTGGTCGACGGCATGAATTTCCTGCCCGACTATCAGGCTGCCGAAAGCCTCGCGTCCCGTGGCGAAACCCTGGGCGAGGAAGACGAACGCTCAATCACCGACCTGTTGATCGAGCAGATCGAATTCGCCGACGTGATCCTGATCAGCAAGATCGATTTGATCAGCAGTAGCGAGCGCCAAGAGTTGATCGCGATCCTTGACCGGCTCAATTCCCAGGCCGAAATCATTCCGATGGTCATGGGCGAAGTACCGCTCAAGAAGATTCTCAACACCGGGCGCTTCGACTTCGAAAAGGCCGCTCAGGCACCGGGATGGTTGCAGGAATTGCGCGGAGAACACGTGCCGGAAACCGAGGAATACGGTATCGCCTCCACGGCCTATCGGGCGCGGCGACCATTTCATCCGCAACGCTTCTTCAGCTTCATCGACCGCCCGTGGGTGAACGGAAAATTGCTGCGTTCCAAAGGCTTTTTCTGGTTGGCCAGCAAACACCGGGACGCTGGTAGCTGGTCCCAGGCCGGCGGCTTGATGCGTCACGGTTTTGCCGGACGCTGGTGGCGTTTCGTGCCGAAAAACCAGTGGCCGCAAGACGAAGAAAGCACCGCCGGGATCATGGAGAACTGGACGGCCGCCACCGGCGATTGCCGCCAGGAACTGGTGTTTATTGGGCAGAATATCGATTTTGCGCAACTCACCACCGAGCTCGATAGCTGCCTGCTGACGGATGCTGAGATGGCCTTGGGTGTCGAGGGCTGGCAGCTACTGCCCGATCCGTTTGGTCCTTGGCACGAAGAGGTGGCTGCCTGA
- a CDS encoding N-acetylmuramoyl-L-alanine amidase, protein MHRRHLLNLILASAAFALPFGASATQIRNARLWRSDDKLRLVFDLSGPVQYKTFSLSAPERLIIDLSGANLSGDFSQLALSNTVIRAIRSGHFGQGDTRIVLDLSSPVQLNSFLLPPQDGQGHRLVLDLKTAAPLQIAAVPSEKTEPVTDKAHPKRDIIVVVDPGHGGKDPGAVGAKGEREKDVVLSIAQLLAKRLKREKGFDVKLVRNDDFFVPLRKRVEIARKHKADMFISVHADAAPRLTASGASVYCLSEGGATSATARFMAQRENGADLLGATSLLNLKDKDPMLAGVILDMSMNATIAASLQLGSTVLGSLAGITTLHQKRVEQAGFAVLKSPDVPSILVETGFISNARDSQRLVTARHQQAVADGLFEGLQRYFQKNPPVNSYLAWLNEQKQLST, encoded by the coding sequence ATGCACAGACGTCACTTGCTCAACCTGATTCTGGCCAGCGCGGCCTTCGCGTTACCCTTTGGTGCGTCGGCCACGCAAATTCGCAATGCACGACTGTGGCGTTCTGACGACAAGCTGCGACTGGTGTTCGATCTGAGCGGGCCGGTGCAATACAAGACGTTTTCCTTGAGCGCTCCTGAACGGCTGATCATCGACCTGAGTGGCGCCAATCTCAGTGGCGACTTCAGTCAGTTGGCACTCAGCAACACGGTGATTCGCGCAATTCGCTCCGGACATTTCGGCCAGGGCGATACGCGGATCGTCCTCGACCTCAGCAGCCCGGTGCAGCTCAACAGTTTCCTGCTGCCGCCCCAGGACGGGCAGGGGCATCGATTGGTGCTCGATCTGAAGACCGCTGCGCCGCTACAGATCGCGGCGGTGCCTTCGGAAAAAACTGAACCTGTCACCGACAAGGCCCACCCCAAGCGCGACATCATCGTGGTGGTTGACCCTGGTCACGGCGGCAAAGACCCGGGCGCGGTCGGTGCCAAAGGTGAGCGGGAAAAAGACGTGGTGCTGTCGATCGCTCAGCTGCTGGCCAAGCGACTGAAGCGCGAGAAGGGCTTCGACGTGAAACTGGTGCGCAACGACGACTTCTTCGTCCCGCTGCGCAAGCGCGTGGAGATTGCCCGCAAGCACAAGGCCGACATGTTCATCTCGGTCCATGCGGACGCGGCGCCGCGTCTGACCGCTTCAGGTGCGTCGGTGTACTGTTTGTCCGAAGGCGGCGCGACCTCGGCCACGGCGCGCTTCATGGCGCAACGTGAGAACGGTGCAGACCTGCTAGGCGCAACTAGCCTGCTCAATCTCAAGGACAAGGATCCGATGCTCGCCGGGGTAATTCTCGACATGTCGATGAACGCCACCATCGCCGCCAGTTTGCAGCTGGGCAGCACGGTGCTCGGCAGCCTGGCGGGCATCACCACGCTGCATCAGAAGCGCGTGGAACAAGCGGGATTCGCTGTATTGAAGTCGCCGGATGTGCCGTCGATTCTGGTGGAAACCGGCTTCATCTCGAACGCCCGCGACAGCCAGCGACTGGTGACTGCCCGCCATCAGCAAGCCGTGGCGGATGGTTTGTTTGAAGGTTTGCAGCGCTATTTTCAGAAGAATCCTCCGGTTAATAGCTATTTGGCTTGGCTGAATGAACAGAAGCAGCTATCGACGTGA
- a CDS encoding cation:proton antiporter: protein MHAISFIQDLAVIMLIAGVVTVLFHRLKQPVVLGYIVAGFIIGPHTPPFSLIHDEATIKTLAELGVIFLMFCLGLEFSLRKLFKVGATAFIAAFLEIVLMIWIGYEIGRWFDWNTMDSLFLGAILAISSTTIIVKALNDLKMKNERFAQLIFGVLIVEDILGIGIIALLSSIAVSGTVSSGEVFSTVGKLSLFMIVALVIGILLVPRLLAYVAKFESNEMLLITVLGLCFGFCLLVVKLEYSMVLGAFLIGAIMAESRQLLKIEQLIEPVRDLFSAIFFVAIGLMLDPMILLQYAWPIAVITVAVVLGKMLSCGLGAFIAGNDGRTSLRVGMGLSQIGEFSFIIAALGMTLQVTSNFLYPVAVAVSVITTLLTPYLIRAADPLSIKLAAVMPQRLARVLGMYGEWLRSIQPQGEGALLASMIRRILLQVGVNLALVIAIFFSGAFFAERMSVYLQDWISDPSWQKALIWGGALLLSLPFLIAAYRKLKALSMLLAEMGVKPEMAGRHTQRVRRVIAEVIPILSLLVIFLLLAALSASILPTNKLLVLIIIVAAAVAALLWRWFIRVHTRMQVALLETLDNHKDSSGH, encoded by the coding sequence ATGCATGCCATCAGCTTCATTCAGGATCTGGCAGTGATCATGTTGATCGCAGGTGTGGTGACCGTGCTCTTTCACCGTCTCAAGCAACCGGTGGTGCTCGGTTATATCGTCGCCGGCTTCATCATCGGCCCGCATACGCCGCCGTTCAGCCTGATCCACGACGAAGCAACCATCAAAACCCTCGCCGAGCTCGGGGTGATTTTCCTGATGTTCTGCCTGGGCCTGGAATTCAGCCTGCGCAAGTTGTTCAAGGTGGGCGCCACGGCGTTTATCGCGGCCTTCCTGGAGATCGTCCTGATGATCTGGATCGGCTACGAAATCGGCCGTTGGTTCGACTGGAATACCATGGATTCGCTGTTCCTCGGCGCAATCCTGGCAATTTCCTCGACCACCATCATCGTCAAGGCGCTCAACGACCTGAAGATGAAGAACGAGCGTTTTGCCCAGCTGATCTTCGGCGTGCTGATCGTCGAAGACATTCTCGGCATAGGCATCATCGCGTTGCTGTCGAGCATCGCGGTCAGCGGCACCGTCAGTTCCGGCGAAGTATTTTCCACGGTCGGCAAGCTGTCACTGTTCATGATTGTCGCACTGGTTATAGGCATTCTGCTGGTGCCGCGACTGCTGGCCTACGTGGCGAAATTCGAAAGCAATGAGATGCTGCTGATCACCGTGCTGGGCCTGTGCTTCGGTTTCTGCCTGCTGGTGGTCAAACTTGAATACAGCATGGTCCTCGGCGCGTTCCTGATCGGCGCGATCATGGCCGAATCGCGGCAACTGCTGAAGATCGAGCAGTTGATCGAGCCCGTGCGCGACCTGTTCAGTGCGATTTTCTTCGTCGCCATAGGCCTGATGCTCGACCCGATGATCCTGCTGCAATACGCCTGGCCGATTGCGGTGATCACCGTGGCCGTGGTGCTGGGCAAGATGCTGTCCTGCGGCCTCGGTGCTTTTATCGCCGGCAATGACGGACGCACCTCACTGCGCGTGGGGATGGGGCTTTCACAGATTGGCGAATTCTCTTTCATCATCGCGGCGTTGGGCATGACGTTGCAGGTTACCAGCAACTTTCTCTATCCGGTGGCGGTGGCCGTCTCGGTGATCACCACGCTGTTGACGCCGTATCTGATTCGCGCGGCTGATCCGCTGTCGATCAAGCTTGCCGCGGTGATGCCGCAGCGTCTTGCCCGTGTGCTGGGGATGTATGGCGAATGGCTGCGCAGCATTCAGCCTCAAGGCGAGGGCGCGCTGTTGGCGTCGATGATTCGGCGGATTCTGTTGCAGGTAGGGGTGAATCTGGCGTTGGTGATTGCGATCTTTTTCTCGGGCGCGTTCTTTGCCGAGCGCATGTCCGTTTACCTGCAAGACTGGATCAGCGACCCGAGCTGGCAGAAAGCGTTGATCTGGGGCGGGGCGTTACTGTTGTCACTGCCGTTCCTGATCGCCGCTTATCGCAAGCTCAAGGCGCTGTCGATGTTGCTGGCAGAGATGGGTGTGAAGCCGGAAATGGCCGGCCGCCACACACAGCGAGTGCGTCGGGTGATCGCCGAAGTGATCCCGATCCTCTCGCTGTTGGTGATTTTCCTGCTGCTGGCAGCCTTGTCGGCCAGTATTCTGCCGACCAACAAGTTGCTGGTGCTGATCATCATAGTCGCGGCCGCGGTGGCGGCGCTGCTCTGGCGCTGGTTCATTCGCGTGCATACGCGGATGCAGGTGGCCTTGCTGGAAACGCTGGACAATCACAAGGACTCATCCGGGCATTGA
- a CDS encoding acyl-CoA thioesterase, with translation MEPGNAQLSMTVLMTPDMANFSGNVHGGTLLKYLDEVAYACASRYAGRYVVTLSVDQVIFREPIHVGELVTFLASVNYTGNTSMEVGIKVVTENIRERSVRHTNSCFFTMVAVDDQRKPAAVPPLQPQNSEDKRRYMQAQQRRQIRQELEKRYQDIKGDA, from the coding sequence ATGGAACCCGGAAACGCCCAGCTGTCGATGACGGTATTGATGACCCCCGACATGGCCAATTTCTCTGGCAATGTCCACGGCGGGACCCTGCTCAAATACCTCGATGAAGTGGCCTACGCCTGCGCCAGCCGCTATGCCGGTCGCTATGTGGTGACCTTGTCGGTGGATCAGGTGATTTTCCGCGAGCCGATTCACGTCGGTGAACTAGTGACCTTTCTGGCCTCGGTCAACTACACCGGCAACACCTCGATGGAGGTGGGCATCAAGGTCGTGACCGAGAACATCCGCGAGCGCTCGGTGCGCCACACCAACAGCTGCTTTTTCACCATGGTCGCGGTGGATGACCAGCGCAAACCGGCCGCAGTCCCGCCGCTGCAACCGCAGAACAGTGAAGACAAGCGTCGATACATGCAGGCCCAGCAGCGTCGGCAGATTCGTCAGGAGCTGGAAAAGCGCTATCAGGACATCAAGGGCGACGCCTGA
- a CDS encoding CobW family GTP-binding protein: MLQNIPTHVIAGPLGAGKTSLIKHLLAQRPAGERWAVLINEFGQIGLDAALLTQDADGIALGEVAGGCLCCVNGAPFQIGLGRLLRKARPDRLFIEPSGLGHPAQLLSQLSEPPWQGVLAVQPCVLVLDAQALAAGKPLPEAQQQALNSAGLLLLNKAEGLDDSDRQRIAAQLPMRPLYWTQQAVLPLSELPGLGAQAVGGVDNFVVPKGLAQMPAIWTDPALPICLSQAQEGGWSVGWRWHPSQTFDSVLIGEWLERLEWRRAKLVIHSVEGWVSANALDNSLLDWQPSEWRRDSRIELIFSEPQAVQELQEGLARCRT; this comes from the coding sequence ATGTTGCAGAACATTCCCACCCACGTCATTGCCGGCCCGCTAGGCGCTGGCAAGACCAGCCTGATCAAGCACCTGCTGGCGCAACGGCCCGCGGGTGAGCGCTGGGCGGTGTTGATCAACGAGTTCGGCCAGATCGGCCTGGATGCCGCGCTGTTGACCCAGGACGCCGATGGTATCGCACTGGGGGAAGTGGCCGGGGGCTGTTTGTGTTGCGTTAACGGTGCGCCGTTTCAGATCGGCCTCGGGCGGTTGCTGCGCAAGGCGCGACCGGATCGACTGTTCATTGAACCCTCGGGGCTAGGACATCCGGCGCAATTGCTCAGCCAATTGAGTGAGCCTCCGTGGCAAGGCGTCCTGGCGGTGCAGCCGTGCGTGCTGGTGTTGGACGCCCAAGCGCTCGCGGCGGGGAAACCGTTGCCTGAGGCGCAACAGCAAGCCTTGAACAGTGCCGGGTTGCTGTTGCTGAACAAGGCGGAAGGCCTCGACGATAGTGATCGCCAGCGAATCGCCGCACAGTTGCCGATGCGTCCTTTGTACTGGACGCAGCAGGCCGTCTTGCCATTGAGCGAGTTACCGGGGCTCGGGGCTCAGGCTGTCGGGGGTGTGGATAACTTTGTCGTGCCCAAGGGATTGGCGCAGATGCCGGCCATCTGGACCGACCCCGCGCTGCCGATTTGCTTGAGTCAGGCGCAAGAGGGTGGCTGGAGTGTTGGATGGCGGTGGCATCCGAGTCAGACATTCGACTCCGTATTGATCGGGGAGTGGCTTGAGCGCCTTGAATGGCGGCGGGCGAAGCTGGTTATCCACAGTGTCGAAGGGTGGGTGTCGGCCAATGCGCTGGATAACTCATTACTTGATTGGCAACCCAGCGAATGGCGTCGGGATTCGCGTATTGAGTTGATTTTCAGCGAGCCGCAGGCTGTCCAAGAACTGCAGGAAGGTTTGGCGAGGTGCCGCACTTAG
- the dksA gene encoding RNA polymerase-binding protein DksA: MTEQELLAQPAADYMNDAQQGFFRDLLLTQRSELQERISGEFDALREQEPHSDPADIGSAEEQRQWQLRLLEREKKLLDKIDEALEQLARGEYGWCRETGEPIGLKRLLLRPTATLCIEAKEREELRERHQRAI, encoded by the coding sequence ATGACTGAACAAGAACTCCTCGCTCAACCCGCCGCCGATTACATGAACGACGCCCAGCAAGGCTTCTTTCGCGACCTGTTGCTGACTCAGCGCAGCGAGCTGCAGGAGCGCATTAGCGGTGAGTTCGACGCGTTGCGTGAGCAGGAACCCCACAGCGATCCCGCCGATATCGGCAGCGCCGAAGAACAGCGCCAGTGGCAGCTGCGCCTGCTGGAACGGGAAAAGAAGCTCCTGGACAAGATCGACGAAGCCCTCGAACAGCTGGCTCGCGGCGAGTACGGCTGGTGTCGCGAAACCGGCGAGCCGATCGGTCTCAAGCGTCTGCTGCTGCGGCCCACCGCCACTCTGTGTATTGAAGCCAAAGAACGTGAAGAGCTGCGCGAACGCCATCAACGGGCGATTTGA
- a CDS encoding glutamine synthetase → MGNALKFSLLSLSLLIAVDAWGQVPSLANCTRSANLLACVDADGNAYSVNTVGSTIYLRGFEVASKRQWAQTNSRYGQLTFFTGIASDGEAWVGYNRRVGWTTINRFSSSGGGSGKFTCSRMTGC, encoded by the coding sequence ATGGGAAACGCCCTTAAATTCTCGCTGTTGAGCCTTTCGTTGCTGATCGCGGTCGATGCCTGGGGACAAGTTCCGAGCCTGGCCAACTGCACCCGTAGCGCCAATCTGCTGGCCTGCGTGGATGCCGACGGCAATGCCTACAGTGTTAACACCGTCGGTAGCACGATCTATCTGCGCGGCTTCGAAGTGGCCAGCAAACGCCAGTGGGCGCAAACCAATAGTCGCTACGGGCAATTGACGTTCTTTACTGGCATCGCATCCGATGGCGAAGCCTGGGTCGGCTACAACCGCCGGGTTGGCTGGACAACCATCAATCGGTTTTCCAGCTCCGGCGGCGGCAGCGGCAAGTTCACGTGTAGCCGGATGACCGGCTGCTGA
- a CDS encoding DUF3301 domain-containing protein, translated as MLTLGNILVLMLLATGGAWLWHNHGLRERALERVMQHCAKLRIELLDGNVALKKIAFIKDANGRRRLARVYNFEFTVTGETRHTGTITQFGAHSAQIELAPYPMPFDDTPPVVDIAKPRAEVIELSQWRQEHTKWRP; from the coding sequence ATGCTGACCCTCGGAAATATCCTCGTGCTGATGCTGCTCGCCACCGGTGGTGCGTGGTTGTGGCACAACCACGGCTTGCGCGAACGTGCGCTGGAGCGGGTCATGCAGCATTGCGCCAAGCTGCGGATCGAGCTGCTGGACGGCAACGTAGCCTTGAAGAAGATCGCCTTCATTAAAGACGCCAACGGCCGTCGGCGCCTGGCCCGTGTGTATAACTTCGAATTCACCGTGACTGGCGAGACCCGCCACACCGGCACCATCACCCAGTTCGGCGCCCATAGCGCACAGATCGAGCTCGCGCCCTACCCGATGCCGTTCGACGACACACCGCCGGTGGTTGATATCGCCAAGCCAAGGGCCGAAGTGATTGAACTGAGCCAGTGGCGGCAAGAACACACCAAGTGGCGTCCTTGA
- a CDS encoding Tim44 domain-containing protein: protein MKRFLSIAMALCIGLTMSLDANAAKRFGGGKSSGAAPTHQTSQMAPSSAAGGAAATAGAAGAAGAATKASGASRWLGPLAGIAAGGLLASMFMGDGFQGMQIFDILIMAVIAFLVFRFIAARRRKQQEHMAPAGAPMQREVFEQKPAAMGSIFGGSAAPAAARPVINAPAWFNENNFIEAARNHFQSLQQHWDANEMDKIAEFVTPQLLEFLKRERADLGDGFQSTYIDNLQVQLDGVDDRADKTIATLTFSGVSKSSRFDQGEVFSESWNMERPQGENQPWLVAGIRQNG, encoded by the coding sequence ATGAAACGTTTTCTTAGCATCGCCATGGCGTTGTGCATTGGCCTGACGATGAGCCTCGACGCCAATGCCGCCAAGCGCTTTGGTGGCGGCAAGAGCTCCGGCGCTGCGCCGACTCACCAGACCAGCCAAATGGCTCCTTCTTCTGCTGCAGGCGGCGCTGCTGCCACTGCGGGCGCGGCCGGTGCTGCTGGCGCCGCTACCAAGGCCAGCGGTGCTTCGCGCTGGCTCGGCCCCCTGGCCGGTATCGCGGCTGGTGGCCTGTTGGCCTCCATGTTCATGGGCGACGGCTTCCAGGGCATGCAGATCTTCGACATCCTGATCATGGCGGTCATCGCCTTCCTGGTCTTCCGTTTCATCGCCGCCCGTCGTCGCAAGCAGCAGGAGCACATGGCTCCAGCCGGAGCGCCGATGCAGCGTGAAGTGTTCGAACAGAAACCAGCAGCCATGGGTTCGATCTTCGGCGGCTCGGCCGCACCTGCTGCCGCTCGTCCGGTGATCAATGCTCCAGCCTGGTTCAATGAAAACAACTTCATTGAAGCGGCCCGCAACCACTTCCAGTCCCTGCAGCAGCATTGGGACGCCAACGAAATGGACAAGATCGCCGAGTTCGTGACTCCGCAACTGCTGGAGTTCCTCAAGCGCGAACGTGCTGACCTGGGCGACGGCTTCCAGTCGACCTACATCGATAACCTCCAGGTACAACTGGACGGCGTTGATGACCGTGCGGACAAGACCATCGCCACCCTGACCTTCAGCGGCGTGTCGAAGTCCTCGCGTTTCGACCAGGGCGAAGTGTTCAGCGAAAGCTGGAACATGGAACGTCCACAGGGCGAAAACCAGCCTTGGCTAGTGGCCGGTATCCGCCAGAACGGCTGA
- the pdxY gene encoding pyridoxal kinase PdxY gives MKRTPHVLAIQSHVVFGHAGNSAAVFPMQRVGVNVWPLNTVQFSNHTQYGQWAGEVLAPHQIPELVEGIAAIGELGNCDAVLSGYLGSAAQGRAVLAGVERIKSINPKALYLCDPVMGHPEKGCTVPAEVSDFLLEEAAAVADFMCPNQLELNSFSGRKAQSLFDCLAMARALLARGPKAVLVKHLDYPGKLADGFEMLLVTAEGSWHLRRPLLAFPRQPVGVGDLTAGLFLARVLQGDNLVSAFEFTAAAVHEVMLETQACASYELELVRAQDRIAHPRVRFEATAISL, from the coding sequence ATGAAACGTACGCCCCATGTGCTCGCCATCCAGTCCCACGTGGTGTTCGGCCACGCTGGCAACAGTGCCGCGGTTTTCCCGATGCAGCGGGTCGGGGTAAACGTGTGGCCGCTCAATACCGTGCAGTTCTCCAACCACACGCAATATGGCCAGTGGGCCGGGGAAGTGCTGGCCCCGCATCAGATTCCGGAATTGGTGGAAGGCATCGCGGCGATTGGCGAGCTGGGCAATTGTGATGCCGTGTTGTCTGGCTACCTCGGTAGCGCGGCCCAGGGCCGGGCGGTTCTCGCGGGCGTGGAACGAATCAAATCGATCAATCCCAAAGCGCTATACCTCTGCGACCCGGTGATGGGCCATCCAGAGAAGGGCTGCACCGTTCCAGCCGAGGTCAGCGATTTTCTGCTGGAGGAGGCGGCAGCGGTGGCCGACTTCATGTGCCCGAACCAGTTGGAGCTGAACAGCTTCTCGGGGCGCAAGGCGCAGTCATTGTTCGATTGCCTGGCGATGGCTCGCGCGCTGTTGGCGCGCGGGCCGAAGGCGGTGCTGGTCAAGCATCTGGACTATCCCGGCAAATTGGCAGATGGCTTCGAGATGTTGCTGGTGACCGCCGAAGGCAGCTGGCACCTGCGTCGGCCGCTGTTGGCGTTTCCGCGTCAGCCGGTGGGTGTTGGCGATCTGACCGCCGGGCTGTTCCTGGCGCGTGTGCTGCAGGGTGACAATCTGGTGAGCGCCTTCGAATTCACCGCGGCGGCAGTGCATGAAGTGATGCTGGAAACCCAGGCCTGCGCCAGCTATGAGCTGGAACTGGTGCGGGCGCAGGACCGGATCGCCCATCCGCGGGTGCGGTTTGAGGCGACAGCGATCAGCCTCTGA